In one window of Nitrospirota bacterium DNA:
- a CDS encoding thiazole synthase, with protein sequence MEDRFIIRGVEFKSRLWVGTGKYRDFEETAKAVEESGTDVVTVAVRRINILDRKSPNLLDYIDPKRYKILPNTAGCYTVEDALRYSRLAREAGVSDMVKLEVIGDEKTLFPDVCGLLKATEILAKEGFIVFPYTNDDPIIAKRLVDAGAAAVMPLGAPIGSGLGIRNPYNIKIILETVDTPVIVDAGVGTASDSTIAMELGCNAALINTGIAGAKDPVAMARAMKHAVIAGRLAYKAGRIPKKLYATASSPLEGMLL encoded by the coding sequence ATGGAAGACAGGTTTATTATACGGGGAGTAGAGTTTAAGTCAAGGCTGTGGGTTGGAACAGGCAAATACAGGGATTTCGAGGAAACAGCAAAGGCAGTTGAAGAATCCGGCACAGACGTTGTCACAGTTGCAGTCAGAAGAATAAATATTCTGGACAGGAAATCACCCAATCTACTTGACTACATAGACCCGAAGAGGTACAAAATTCTCCCCAATACTGCAGGCTGTTACACTGTTGAGGATGCCCTGCGATACTCGCGTCTTGCAAGGGAGGCCGGGGTCTCTGACATGGTCAAGCTTGAGGTTATAGGTGATGAAAAAACACTTTTTCCGGATGTTTGCGGACTCCTCAAGGCAACCGAGATTCTTGCCAAAGAGGGCTTTATTGTCTTCCCTTACACCAATGATGATCCGATCATTGCAAAGAGACTCGTCGATGCAGGAGCTGCTGCGGTAATGCCCCTTGGTGCGCCTATCGGTTCCGGCCTCGGTATAAGAAATCCATACAATATAAAGATAATTCTCGAAACCGTTGATACCCCTGTAATTGTTGATGCCGGTGTTGGAACAGCTTCCGACTCGACAATTGCAATGGAGCTTGGCTGTAATGCGGCTCTTATAAATACAGGAATTGCCGGGGCCAAAGACCCTGTTGCAATGGCCAGGGCAATGAAACATGCCGTTATTGCAGGAAGACTTGCCTATAAGGCAGGCAGAATTCCGAAAAAACTTTATGCAACTGCAAGCAGTCCCCTTGAAGGAATGCTCCTGTAA
- the thiS gene encoding sulfur carrier protein ThiS → MRIRLNGEEYITGDIKSVEDLLKELDIHSAGVAVEVNLKIISKPDYSNFLLNDGDTVEVVSFVGGGCYGRQVYYTGSRV, encoded by the coding sequence ATGAGAATACGCTTAAACGGAGAGGAATATATCACCGGAGATATAAAGAGTGTGGAAGACCTCCTGAAGGAGCTTGATATTCATTCGGCGGGGGTTGCTGTAGAAGTAAATCTCAAGATTATAAGCAAGCCTGATTACAGCAATTTTCTGCTGAATGATGGTGATACAGTAGAGGTTGTAAGTTTTGTAGGAGGAGGATGTTATGGAAGACAGGTTTATTATACGGGGAGTAGAGTTTAA
- the hemW gene encoding radical SAM family heme chaperone HemW: MSAAIYIHIPFCIKKCNYCDFYSIPFNEPIKDRYLKALMKEIEMTPFAGKVETIYIGGGTPSLLSPSEVEAIINKLEQKFHISHGAEITLEVNPGTINLHKVRALSNTGINRLSIGIQSLNPDELNVLGRVHDEADSRNTMEWTSRYFDNFSVDIIYGIPGQDPEGLRDTLKQVLSYNPPHISAYELSVERGTPLSCMLSEGKVILPADDDKIAMYELTADLLAEKGYLHYEISNYSLKGFHCRHNMNYWMRGEYLGFGVSAHALVQETRLRNTADISDYIRLMEEKGRAAVEEIALTDLDRINEEIFLKLRTDRGFNTDTISTSTGLLHHLEQEGLILKKNGWIRLTERGMLLSNRVIVEILDSIEKTTDIST; this comes from the coding sequence ATGTCCGCTGCAATCTATATTCATATCCCCTTCTGTATAAAAAAGTGCAATTACTGTGATTTTTACTCTATTCCTTTTAATGAACCCATTAAAGATCGCTACTTGAAGGCATTAATGAAAGAAATAGAAATGACCCCGTTTGCCGGTAAGGTAGAGACCATCTATATTGGCGGGGGAACTCCTTCGTTGCTTTCACCTTCAGAGGTAGAGGCAATTATAAATAAGCTTGAACAAAAATTCCATATTTCCCATGGTGCCGAGATAACACTCGAGGTTAATCCCGGAACAATTAATCTCCACAAGGTCAGAGCCCTGAGCAATACAGGCATCAACAGATTAAGCATAGGCATACAATCCCTGAACCCCGATGAGCTTAACGTCCTTGGAAGAGTACATGATGAGGCTGACTCACGGAATACAATGGAATGGACCAGCAGGTATTTTGATAATTTCTCCGTTGACATCATATATGGCATACCCGGACAGGACCCTGAAGGATTGAGAGATACTTTAAAGCAGGTGCTCAGCTACAACCCGCCTCATATTTCAGCCTATGAATTGTCTGTTGAAAGAGGCACTCCACTTTCATGCATGTTATCTGAAGGAAAGGTAATACTTCCGGCTGATGATGACAAAATTGCGATGTACGAACTTACAGCAGACCTGCTTGCAGAAAAAGGTTATTTACATTATGAAATATCCAATTATTCCCTGAAAGGCTTTCATTGCAGACATAATATGAACTATTGGATGCGGGGAGAGTATCTGGGATTCGGCGTCTCAGCCCATGCACTTGTTCAGGAGACCAGACTGCGCAACACTGCTGACATTTCGGATTATATCCGGCTTATGGAAGAAAAAGGCAGGGCAGCAGTGGAAGAGATAGCACTGACAGACCTCGACAGGATCAACGAGGAAATATTTTTAAAGCTCAGGACAGACAGGGGATTTAACACCGATACAATATCAACTTCCACTGGACTACTCCATCACCTTGAACAGGAAGGCCTTATCCTGAAGAAAAACGGCTGGATCCGTCTGACTGAAAGGGGGATGCTCCTTTCAAACAGGGTGATTGTCGAGATATTAGACTCTATTGAGAAGACCACTGATATATCAACCTGA
- a CDS encoding disulfide isomerase DsbC N-terminal domain-containing protein codes for MTKFFILLSSLMLLMFISVTTPSLAASGKCNISKEEAYEVLKGFDPKAKVVGVQQSPVEGLCEVSLNVGDKKVLVYMDSSRKNLVLGSIVDVKTKVNLTQQRMTDMNRIDTSQIPLDDALLLGKADAKYKVIVFDDPD; via the coding sequence ATGACTAAATTTTTTATCCTGTTGTCCTCGTTGATGCTTCTGATGTTCATCAGTGTTACCACACCCTCCCTTGCGGCATCCGGCAAATGTAATATCTCCAAAGAAGAGGCCTACGAGGTTCTGAAAGGTTTTGACCCGAAAGCAAAAGTGGTTGGTGTTCAACAATCACCAGTTGAAGGACTTTGTGAAGTCAGCCTCAACGTCGGAGACAAAAAGGTCCTTGTTTACATGGACTCCTCAAGGAAAAATCTGGTACTGGGGTCAATTGTTGATGTAAAGACAAAGGTCAACCTGACACAGCAGAGAATGACTGATATGAACAGGATTGATACTTCTCAGATACCTCTCGATGATGCCTTGCTATTGGGTAAAGCAGATGCAAAGTATAAAGTTATAGTCTTTGATGACCCCGACTGA
- a CDS encoding Crp/Fnr family transcriptional regulator, whose translation MVTDIRKIGLFKDLEEEELKEIEPYLRPSSFSRKEVIFAEGDPPDYLYFVMKGKVKITKLSQDGKEIIIEIISPFDFFGGVAVMRGFPYPANAVAMEKTELLKVSRKDLLRILDRFPSLMYCMTMNLGDRMRGAHETLKNIALERVEARIVSLLLKLAENLGRETDEGILIDMRLSRQDIADMVGTTVETAIRTMTRFRKAGLIREVDGRVLITDPKGLSALGS comes from the coding sequence ATGGTCACTGACATACGAAAGATAGGATTATTTAAAGACCTTGAAGAAGAGGAGCTAAAGGAGATCGAGCCTTACCTGAGGCCGTCTTCGTTTTCAAGGAAAGAGGTCATTTTTGCAGAGGGTGACCCCCCGGACTATCTTTACTTTGTGATGAAGGGAAAGGTCAAGATAACCAAGTTGTCTCAGGACGGCAAGGAGATAATTATAGAGATTATATCGCCCTTTGATTTCTTTGGCGGTGTTGCCGTTATGAGGGGATTTCCCTATCCCGCAAATGCAGTGGCAATGGAGAAGACCGAACTTTTAAAGGTCTCAAGGAAGGACCTCCTGAGAATACTGGACAGATTTCCATCCCTGATGTATTGCATGACCATGAACCTTGGCGACAGGATGAGAGGAGCCCATGAAACCCTTAAAAATATTGCCCTTGAGCGTGTTGAGGCAAGGATAGTCTCGTTACTCCTGAAACTGGCTGAAAACCTGGGCAGAGAGACAGATGAAGGTATCCTTATCGATATGCGGCTTTCCAGACAGGATATTGCTGATATGGTCGGCACAACAGTTGAGACTGCTATAAGGACAATGACCAGGTTCAGGAAAGCAGGGTTAATCAGGGAAGTGGATGGCAGGGTTTTAATAACAGACCCCAAGGGACTGAGCGCCTTAGGGTCTTAG
- a CDS encoding cbb3-type cytochrome c oxidase subunit I, translating to MDRFVTNFIVMSLVYLAVASVLGILMIVNPDFLTLRFVHSHFMLLGWVSMMIYGVGYHILPRFSGRLLKSKAMAEVQFWLANIGLIGLAISYTLGTYYSDAGIYRTLTLLSGLIEVFSIFLFFYNMLATLLAKEKG from the coding sequence ATGGACAGATTTGTAACAAACTTTATAGTCATGAGCCTGGTATATCTTGCCGTTGCATCCGTTTTAGGCATTTTAATGATTGTAAACCCTGATTTCCTTACCCTCAGGTTTGTTCACTCCCACTTCATGCTGCTTGGCTGGGTATCCATGATGATCTATGGGGTGGGATACCATATTCTGCCAAGATTCTCGGGAAGGCTTTTAAAGAGCAAGGCAATGGCTGAGGTGCAATTCTGGCTGGCAAACATAGGACTTATCGGCCTTGCAATCTCTTATACGCTGGGAACATACTATTCAGATGCCGGCATTTACAGGACCCTCACTCTCCTTAGCGGTTTGATCGAGGTTTTTTCAATCTTTCTGTTCTTCTACAACATGCTTGCAACACTGCTTGCAAAGGAAAAGGGTTAG
- a CDS encoding CsgG/HfaB family protein: MSTGIKRVLYLAMLVVLALFISSCASTTAEVQQQPTAPTVQQARTYNGPKARITVARIKCKAAKCAGAIGDGLRDMLISGLFRTNRFVVLGGREELKEIKEEIDLAQSGYVKESGAPRAGGWESADIIVLGSITAFEPKAGGMGIGAGGLLPGVLGGIRFGKDDAYISMDLRIIDVRTRRIINTTTVDGKASSFRVGGLGFGWGGVGILGAGLSVYKNTPMEKAVRVMIDKAVNFISSHTPESYYRY; the protein is encoded by the coding sequence ATGAGTACAGGAATAAAGAGAGTCCTTTATCTTGCCATGCTTGTTGTGCTTGCACTTTTCATCTCTTCTTGTGCATCAACAACGGCAGAGGTTCAACAGCAACCGACTGCTCCGACTGTTCAGCAGGCCCGGACTTATAACGGCCCGAAGGCGAGGATAACGGTTGCACGCATAAAGTGTAAGGCTGCGAAGTGTGCAGGCGCAATCGGTGATGGTTTGAGAGATATGCTCATCAGCGGACTTTTCAGGACAAACCGGTTTGTGGTTCTGGGGGGCAGGGAAGAACTCAAGGAGATAAAAGAAGAGATTGACCTTGCTCAGAGCGGGTATGTAAAAGAGAGCGGGGCTCCCCGGGCCGGAGGGTGGGAATCAGCTGATATTATAGTGCTTGGTTCCATAACAGCTTTTGAACCAAAGGCCGGCGGGATGGGTATCGGCGCCGGGGGGCTGTTGCCCGGTGTTTTGGGGGGTATCAGGTTTGGCAAAGACGATGCTTATATCTCCATGGACCTCAGGATTATCGATGTGAGAACAAGAAGGATTATAAACACTACAACTGTAGATGGAAAGGCGTCTTCTTTCAGGGTCGGGGGGCTCGGATTTGGCTGGGGTGGTGTTGGAATCCTTGGGGCAGGGCTGAGCGTGTATAAGAATACACCGATGGAGAAGGCCGTAAGGGTGATGATAGACAAGGCCGTGAATTTCATCTCATCCCATACACCTGAGAGCTATTACAGATATTAA
- a CDS encoding HD-GYP domain-containing protein, giving the protein MKKREVDLRTAGKNIINQLGVVLRTGHLHDIDNVAVIDAIVKFLNLLTPLTEAEGSLRIDIIGEFFYINDSRVRYPLEYMLNFDYLLREFQKRELGTVIFESQLRIDDLKAFLKVFINATYSSTPYEAMETSLESIQNIRIDKLKKIKEDGDIDQRRIVKKTYFNAVSFTEGVMNKLKAGEKVNMKVAKRVVESMVDLILSEEQLLIGMTAIKDYDEYTYHHSVNVSVLSIAIGQKIGLSRKALTELGLVALFHDIGKMEIPKEILNKPTAFTEEEWRVIKRHPYWGARTILKLKGIDRTSIRSAVVAFEHHLNYDYSGYPKVRYPIRLDFYSRVLTIADQYDAMTSSRVYARVPLAPDRALSIMMERAGTQLDPILSKFFVNMVGVYPVGSLVLLDTREMGLVYECNPLFADRPRVMIIVDSAGKKTAGFITDLTEKDPAGEYLKSIVKTLDPNKYRINLAEYLL; this is encoded by the coding sequence ATGAAAAAAAGAGAAGTTGATCTCAGGACAGCAGGGAAGAACATAATAAATCAGCTTGGCGTTGTACTGAGGACCGGTCATTTACACGATATCGATAATGTTGCCGTAATAGATGCCATAGTAAAGTTTCTGAACCTTCTAACCCCTCTGACAGAGGCGGAAGGTAGTTTAAGGATTGATATTATTGGTGAGTTCTTCTATATAAATGATTCCCGTGTAAGGTATCCACTTGAGTATATGCTGAATTTTGACTACCTCTTGCGGGAGTTTCAAAAAAGAGAACTGGGGACGGTAATCTTTGAATCACAACTTCGCATTGATGACCTCAAGGCTTTTCTGAAGGTCTTTATAAATGCTACATATTCCAGCACCCCCTATGAGGCTATGGAGACTTCTCTTGAAAGCATCCAGAATATTAGAATTGACAAGTTGAAAAAGATAAAGGAAGATGGCGATATAGACCAGAGAAGGATTGTCAAGAAGACCTATTTTAATGCCGTATCCTTTACAGAGGGTGTCATGAACAAGCTGAAGGCCGGAGAGAAGGTAAATATGAAAGTGGCAAAGAGGGTCGTGGAATCAATGGTCGACCTTATACTCTCAGAGGAACAGCTTCTTATCGGAATGACTGCTATAAAAGACTACGATGAATACACCTATCACCACTCAGTCAATGTCAGTGTTCTTTCAATCGCCATAGGCCAGAAGATCGGACTTAGCCGCAAGGCCCTTACAGAGTTGGGACTTGTTGCCCTTTTCCATGATATCGGCAAGATGGAAATTCCGAAAGAAATTTTAAACAAGCCAACTGCCTTTACTGAAGAGGAATGGCGGGTAATCAAACGTCATCCTTACTGGGGGGCCAGGACAATACTAAAACTCAAAGGAATCGACAGGACCTCTATTCGAAGTGCGGTGGTTGCCTTTGAACATCATTTAAACTATGACTATTCCGGCTATCCAAAGGTACGCTACCCCATCAGACTCGATTTTTATTCAAGGGTTCTCACCATAGCAGACCAGTATGATGCAATGACCTCTTCAAGGGTTTATGCCAGGGTGCCTCTTGCCCCGGACAGGGCCCTCAGTATAATGATGGAACGCGCAGGCACTCAACTTGACCCGATACTCTCAAAATTCTTTGTTAATATGGTCGGGGTCTATCCTGTTGGCTCACTGGTACTCCTTGATACACGAGAGATGGGACTCGTCTATGAATGTAATCCCCTCTTTGCCGACAGGCCAAGGGTGATGATTATTGTGGACAGTGCAGGCAAAAAAACGGCTGGCTTTATCACGGACCTTACGGAAAAAGACCCCGCAGGCGAATACCTCAAGAGCATCGTCAAGACCCTCGATCCCAACAAATACAGGATAAACCTTGCAGAATACCTGTTGTAG
- a CDS encoding HEAT repeat domain-containing protein, translating into MTLSQDVKDTIQELIKAKKNLRIYPENNPVYARTINNIYSRMTTILDSSGSLSLKIKQHDIFLEGEAVYHSDEKEENLALFFFKDGIRELTFKRGLPKNEMEDFLRILSVDFEREVLDDDIVTLMWEKDFQFIHYIVDDSILLEDETYEERAVEKAKKASNNNEGILNAYEDAFGLEKESVLNVVPITDEDLGTIILEIENDPPDKSITMIHLLFEMLSYAEGMGEYKELTGFISSTLEFAINLGNLEAAVYTLKKIEHSAAEDIYGKDADVCLKELKNFINSAKFVKLLGEILDEGVEFNEELLHEFASLLDKRAIPSFIHILGELRNAPARKAIIIILSELGKKDIPSIAKGLHDRRWYVVRNIICILRQIGDTSAVEYLSRAVRHPDRRVKKEAIRTLGVMGTGSVLPVLKDCLSDTDELVRLAAVRAIGLIGTPVSKKIILDRITDKSFRDKNYNEKKEFYEVLAKWKDSDVISLLIRSLKRKTLFKRAKNTEIRAAAAHGLGIIGTEESLDILMKLRNSKNKLLRENIQTAIKRITDEKKRS; encoded by the coding sequence ATGACCCTCTCACAGGACGTAAAAGATACTATTCAGGAACTCATCAAGGCAAAAAAAAATCTCAGAATCTATCCGGAAAATAATCCCGTCTATGCCAGGACAATTAATAACATATACTCAAGGATGACCACAATTCTTGATTCTTCCGGCTCTCTATCCCTCAAAATCAAACAGCACGATATATTCCTTGAGGGCGAGGCTGTATATCACAGCGATGAAAAAGAAGAAAATCTCGCACTCTTCTTTTTCAAGGATGGCATACGGGAGCTGACCTTTAAAAGAGGACTTCCGAAAAACGAAATGGAAGACTTTTTAAGGATACTTTCCGTAGACTTTGAAAGGGAGGTCCTTGACGATGATATAGTAACCCTTATGTGGGAAAAAGATTTCCAGTTCATACATTATATTGTTGATGATTCAATTCTTTTAGAAGATGAAACCTATGAAGAAAGGGCTGTTGAGAAAGCCAAAAAAGCCTCTAATAATAACGAAGGTATCCTAAATGCCTATGAAGATGCGTTTGGCCTTGAAAAGGAATCGGTTTTAAATGTAGTCCCCATTACCGATGAAGATCTGGGGACTATTATCCTGGAAATAGAGAACGACCCACCTGACAAGAGCATAACCATGATACATCTGCTCTTTGAGATGTTGTCTTATGCAGAAGGTATGGGGGAATATAAGGAATTGACAGGCTTTATAAGCTCTACACTGGAGTTTGCAATAAACCTTGGAAATCTGGAGGCAGCAGTTTATACATTAAAGAAAATAGAGCATAGCGCCGCAGAGGATATTTATGGTAAAGATGCTGATGTCTGCCTGAAAGAGCTGAAAAACTTTATCAATTCAGCAAAATTCGTCAAACTTCTTGGAGAGATACTCGACGAAGGGGTAGAGTTCAATGAAGAACTCCTGCATGAATTTGCCTCTCTGCTGGACAAAAGGGCAATTCCTTCATTTATCCATATCCTGGGAGAACTAAGAAATGCCCCGGCACGCAAGGCTATCATAATCATACTGTCGGAACTCGGCAAAAAAGATATACCCTCCATTGCAAAAGGCCTTCACGACAGGAGATGGTATGTAGTGAGAAATATTATATGTATTCTAAGACAGATTGGTGACACATCAGCTGTAGAGTATCTCTCACGTGCTGTCAGACACCCAGACAGGAGGGTGAAGAAAGAGGCGATACGTACCCTTGGTGTAATGGGTACAGGAAGCGTCTTGCCGGTACTAAAGGATTGCCTGTCTGATACTGACGAATTGGTAAGGCTTGCCGCTGTCAGGGCAATAGGACTTATAGGAACACCTGTATCCAAAAAAATAATTCTTGACAGGATAACTGACAAGAGTTTCAGGGATAAAAATTATAACGAAAAGAAGGAATTCTATGAAGTCCTTGCCAAATGGAAAGACAGTGATGTCATTAGCTTGCTAATCAGGAGCCTTAAGAGAAAAACCCTCTTTAAACGGGCAAAAAATACCGAGATAAGGGCAGCGGCAGCACACGGCCTTGGTATCATTGGCACGGAAGAGTCGTTGGATATCCTTATGAAGTTGCGGAACTCGAAAAACAAACTTCTGCGGGAAAACATCCAGACCGCTATTAAGAGGATAACGGATGAAAAAAAGAGAAGTTGA
- the tatC gene encoding twin-arginine translocase subunit TatC: MAEEKLPFTEHLTELRQRLIKSFVAVLIGFGLSFNFSEQLFRLLTLPLRSDLHLKTTSPYIEFITKDSPIQKLVFLAPAEAFWMNIKVAMVAGIVLALPVALYQLWKFIVPGLMPSEKKYVGPFVVAGTMLFLIGALFCFTIILPFAMGFLLTYKTASLTPMISVGSYVDFCLKFLLSFGAVFELPIVILFLTRAGVVTPKTLAKNRKYAVLLAFVLAAVLTPTPDAFNQTLMAVPIILLYETGIIISKIFSKKKAPDEGN; encoded by the coding sequence ATGGCTGAGGAAAAACTCCCCTTTACAGAGCATCTCACTGAATTAAGACAGCGGCTGATAAAATCCTTTGTTGCCGTACTGATTGGTTTTGGCTTATCCTTTAACTTTTCGGAGCAACTATTCAGACTCCTGACACTTCCTCTAAGGTCAGATCTGCATTTAAAGACTACTTCACCTTACATAGAGTTCATAACTAAAGATTCACCTATTCAAAAACTTGTTTTTCTCGCACCGGCAGAGGCATTCTGGATGAATATAAAGGTGGCCATGGTTGCCGGTATCGTACTTGCGTTACCGGTAGCCCTGTATCAACTGTGGAAGTTTATCGTCCCGGGACTCATGCCTTCAGAAAAGAAGTATGTTGGACCCTTTGTAGTGGCCGGAACAATGCTGTTTCTTATAGGAGCCCTCTTCTGCTTCACTATTATCCTGCCCTTTGCCATGGGGTTTCTCCTGACTTACAAGACGGCATCCCTGACACCAATGATTTCCGTGGGCAGCTATGTTGATTTCTGTCTGAAATTCCTCCTTTCCTTTGGTGCTGTATTTGAGCTGCCGATAGTAATTCTGTTTCTCACAAGGGCTGGCGTAGTAACACCAAAGACACTCGCAAAAAACAGAAAATATGCCGTTCTTCTGGCTTTTGTCCTTGCAGCCGTCTTGACACCCACACCGGATGCCTTTAACCAGACCCTTATGGCTGTTCCTATTATTCTTCTTTATGAAACCGGTATAATAATCTCAAAAATCTTCTCGAAAAAGAAGGCTCCAGATGAAGGGAATTAG
- the tatB gene encoding Sec-independent protein translocase protein TatB, translated as MFDLGMQELIVIFAVVLIVFGPQKLPELARSLGKGVAELKKAINGIKDQIDTEVKEVQDPLREGLSDTFQRVDISGKTAKEKKDDHSPLAEKTDDKADTGTSGDAGEEAGRKAE; from the coding sequence ATGTTTGATTTAGGAATGCAGGAACTTATAGTCATTTTTGCAGTTGTCCTGATCGTCTTTGGACCGCAAAAGCTGCCCGAACTTGCCCGTTCACTCGGCAAAGGTGTGGCTGAGCTAAAAAAGGCCATTAACGGAATTAAAGATCAGATAGACACAGAGGTGAAAGAGGTCCAGGATCCCCTCCGTGAAGGACTGTCGGATACATTTCAAAGAGTAGATATCTCAGGGAAAACAGCAAAAGAAAAGAAAGACGACCACTCACCTTTAGCAGAAAAAACAGATGATAAAGCAGATACAGGAACTTCAGGAGATGCGGGGGAAGAAGCGGGGAGGAAAGCGGAGTAG
- a CDS encoding DegQ family serine endoprotease: MKKRLSLAVTAIILMMFSLASASPVPETFSGIVKLRAKSVVNISTTQIIKEKTKPFPFLPGTPYRDEEKKLRRQSLGSGFIIDEEGYILTNNHVIDKAEDIRVRLWDETEYKATVVGRDQKTDIALIKVEADRPLPVAPLGDSDALEVGDWIIAIGNPFGLGHTVTAGIVSAKGRVLGSGPYDDFIQTDAAINPGNSGGPLFNLNAEVVGISSAIFSTSGGNIGIGFAIPINLAKDILFSLKEKGFVERGWLGVTVQKVTPEIAESFGLRDRHGALVTDVTKDSPADRAGIQRGDIIVGYNGKKIEDMHELPRLVASTPVGTSVNLKIFREGKELDLNVIIEKLGKGIETPELVIEKILGLRTKTMHPAIAEQLGIRDGGAVLILGVIDNSPAERQNIQKGDVILEVNRKRVTSTEEMASVIKELDKGDTVLLLVKRNRGYVYVSIRLE; encoded by the coding sequence ATGAAAAAAAGACTTTCCCTTGCTGTAACAGCAATAATCTTGATGATGTTCAGCCTCGCCTCTGCCTCACCTGTCCCTGAAACATTCTCGGGTATCGTCAAATTAAGGGCAAAGAGTGTAGTAAACATCAGTACCACGCAGATAATCAAGGAAAAAACAAAGCCCTTTCCCTTCCTGCCCGGAACCCCTTATCGTGATGAGGAAAAGAAATTAAGGAGACAGTCCCTTGGTTCAGGCTTTATTATTGATGAAGAGGGCTATATACTGACCAATAACCATGTCATAGACAAGGCAGAGGATATAAGGGTAAGACTCTGGGATGAGACCGAATACAAGGCAACCGTTGTGGGAAGGGACCAGAAGACTGATATAGCCCTTATCAAGGTGGAGGCTGACAGACCTCTTCCGGTTGCCCCGTTAGGGGATTCAGACGCCCTTGAGGTGGGCGACTGGATTATTGCCATAGGAAACCCCTTTGGCCTCGGGCACACAGTAACTGCAGGCATTGTGAGTGCCAAGGGCAGGGTATTAGGCTCCGGGCCCTACGATGATTTCATCCAGACGGATGCAGCCATAAACCCCGGTAACTCGGGAGGCCCCCTCTTTAATCTCAACGCCGAGGTTGTAGGTATCAGCAGTGCTATATTCTCCACGTCAGGGGGCAACATAGGGATCGGCTTCGCAATTCCGATTAACCTTGCAAAAGATATCCTGTTTTCCCTCAAAGAAAAGGGATTTGTTGAAAGGGGCTGGCTTGGTGTTACCGTTCAGAAGGTTACGCCGGAGATCGCCGAGAGTTTTGGACTCAGGGACAGACACGGGGCTCTGGTAACCGATGTTACAAAAGATTCACCTGCTGACAGGGCAGGAATACAGCGAGGTGACATCATAGTCGGGTATAATGGTAAAAAGATAGAAGACATGCACGAGCTTCCAAGACTTGTTGCTTCAACTCCCGTTGGAACTAGTGTCAATTTGAAAATCTTCCGGGAAGGCAAGGAACTCGATCTAAATGTTATTATTGAGAAGCTGGGCAAGGGTATTGAAACCCCGGAACTTGTTATTGAGAAGATACTTGGGTTAAGGACTAAAACCATGCATCCTGCTATTGCAGAACAGTTGGGAATCAGGGACGGCGGTGCTGTACTCATCCTTGGTGTTATTGACAACAGCCCGGCTGAAAGACAGAATATTCAGAAAGGTGATGTTATATTAGAGGTCAATCGCAAGAGGGTTACATCAACAGAGGAGATGGCCTCTGTGATCAAGGAACTTGACAAGGGAGACACCGTCCTGTTGCTTGTGAAGAGGAACAGAGGATATGTATACGTGAGTATAAGGCTGGAGTAA